The following proteins are co-located in the Phragmites australis chromosome 10, lpPhrAust1.1, whole genome shotgun sequence genome:
- the LOC133883308 gene encoding bZIP transcription factor RISBZ2-like, whose translation MIKNSRHSFYSLQVCKACESFQDTIMQRDMAALAFHSLGAADFASFLLVQHGSLVDKSYSGSAAGANDPWCSYGVGVGEQARTGARDERKERRLASNRESARRARARRRRRLDELSSRAAELRAANVRLVVELNRVAASHTRAARENARLGEEARSLRERLATAEAKAADRVGDEARAPKE comes from the coding sequence ATGATCAAGAATTCAAGACACTCCTTCTACTCATTGCAAGTTTGCAAAGCTTGCGAAAGCTTCCAAGATACAATCATGCAGCGAGACATGGCAGCCTTGGCATTCCACTCTCTCGGTGCAGCAGACTTCGCGAGCTTCCTCCTGGTGCAGCATGGCTCGCTCGTCGACAAGTCCTACTCGGGCAGCGCGGCTGGCGCCAACGACCCTTGGTGCAGCTACGGCGTGGGCGTTGGGGAGCAGGCCAGGACCGGGGCGCGCGACGAGCGGAAGGAGAGGCGGCTGGCGTCGAACCGCGAGTCGGCGCGGCGGGCGCGTgcgcggcggcgaaggcggcTGGACGAGCTGTCCTCGCGCGCCGCGGAGCTCCGCGCCGCCAACGTGCGGCTGGTGGTGGAGCTGAACCGCGTGGCGGCCTCGCACACGCGGGCGGCGCGGGAGAACGCGCGGCTCGGGGAGGAGGCCCGCAGCCTGCGGGAGAGGCTCGCCACGGCGGAAGCGAAGGCAGCGGATCGAGTCGGCGATGAAGCTCGGGCGCCAAAGGAATAG
- the LOC133883320 gene encoding amino acid transporter AVT6A-like: MGIGDGSSKGNQQSVHKEIRDETTPLLPVKAEEEGFHELNGASFSGAVFNLSTTIVGAGIMALPASIKMLGMVPGILMIIIVALLTEASIDMLVRCSHQGKITSYGWLMGEVYGQWGRIALQASVIINNIGVLIVYMIIIGDVLSGTTSAGVHHCGILEGWFGAHLWNSRPIVLLATTLLVFAPLVSFKRLDSLRYTSALSVALAVVFVVITAGIAIIKLFSGTVAMPKLFPELDDLSSIWKLFTAVPVLVTAYICHYNVHSIDNELEDRTQIKPIVRTSLVLCSSVYIATSFFAYLLFGEGTLDDVLANFDSNLGIPFSSVFDDIVRVSYAAHVMLVFPIVFFALRLNLDGLLFPTSRHISRDNKRFAIITLSLLAVIYFAAILIPSIWDAFQFTGATAAVLIGFIFPAMVILRDSYGIATKRDKILAVTMIVLAVLSNSVALYSDAMNIFHKEEVA, translated from the exons ATGGGGATTGGAGATGGTTCGTCTAAAGGGAACCAGCAATCAGTGCATAAGGAAATACGAGATGAGACCACACCACTTCTTCCAGtcaaggcggaggaggaggggtttCATGAGCTCAACGGTGCTTCATTCTCTGGGGCTGTTTTCAATCTGTCGACCACCATAGTTGGCGCTGGGATTATGGCCCTGCCAGCAAGTATCAAAATGCTGGGCATGGTTCCAGGGATTCTGATGATCATCATTGTGGCATTGCTCACAGAGGCATCCATTGACATGCTTGTCAGGTGCAGCCACCAGGGCAAGATTACGTCATATGGGTGGCTGATGGGTGAGGTTTATGGGCAGTGGGGGAGGATTGCGCTACAGGCCTCCGTCATCATAAACAACATCGGTGTGCTGATTGTTTACATGATTATCATCG GTGATGTATTATCTGGAACAACATCTGCCGGTGTTCATCATTGTGGTATATTGGAGGGCTGGTTTGGAGCTCATTTGTGGAATTCTCGCCCCATTGTTCTTCTTGCAACAACTCTTTTGGTGTTTGCTCCGTTGGTGAGCTTTAAGCGTTTGG ATTCATTGAGATACACATCTGCCCTATCAGTTGCCCTGGCTGTGGTTTTTGTTGTCATTACTGCTGGGATTGCCATCATCAAACTCTTTAGCGGAACTGTAGCGATGCCCAAACTTTTTCCTGAATTAGATGACCTTAGTTCCATCTGGAAGCTCTTTACGGCTGTCCCTGTCCTTGTCACTGCCTACATCTGCCACTATAACG TCCACAGCATTGACAATGAACTTGAAGACAGAACACAAATTAAACCAATTGTGCGAACATCACTGGTCCTGTGCTCCAGTGTTTACATTGCCACAAGTTTCTTTGCATATCTCCTCTTTGGTGAGGGCACACTGGATGATGTGCTTGCAAACTTTGATTCAAATCTTGGCATTCCGTTCAGCTCTGTCTTTGATGATATAGTGCGAGTGAGCTATGCTGCGCATGTCATGCTTGTCTTTCCCATTGTCTTCTTTGCCCTTCGACTCAACTTGGATGGATTGCTTTTCCCCACGTCGAGGCACATTTCTCGTGATAATAAGAGATTTGCCAtcatcactctctctctcctagcAGTAATTTATTTTGCTGCCATTCTTATACCAAGCATTTGGGACGCATTCCAGTTTACTGGTGCCACAGCCGCCGTCCTTATTGGTTTCATCTTTCCTGCCATGGTCATACTTAG GGATTCTTATGGAATAGCAACCAAGCGTGACAAGATCCTGGCTGTAACCATGATTGTGCTTGCTGTTCTCTCAAATTCTGTTGCCTTATACAGTGACGCGATGAACATCTTCCATAAGGAGGAGGTGGCCTGA
- the LOC133883322 gene encoding uncharacterized protein LOC133883322 isoform X2, whose translation MGAVTSTMAARFAFFPPSPPSYGVEPPPSPAAAAADSAVVELTGVPRRGGVEARRLPTKRGTEVVTMYVRQPGARLTLLYSHGNAADLGQMYELFVELSSHLNVNLMGYDYSGYGQSSGKPTEENTYADIEAAYRCLIETYGASEENIILYGQSVGSGPTLDLASRLPHLRAVVLHSPILSGLRVMYPVKHTYWFDIYKNIDKIPLVKSPVLVIHGTADEVVDCSHGRALWELSKLKYEPLWVKGGNHCNLELYPEYIKHLKKFVAAIEKLPPVKDESPESSGPSDPSETGSESAESSRRSTDIRDKPRSSIDHRHSTDRRDKSRGSIDRRDKSRKSVDQPDKPRASVDQPDRPRKSIDRFGGMMRSVKLCNIDCFTAASGS comes from the exons ATGGGCGCCGTCACGTCGACGATGGCGGCGCGCTTCGCGTTCTTCCCGCCGTCCCCGCCGTCGTACGGGGTCGAGCCGCCCCCCtcgcccgccgccgcggcggcggactCGGCGGTGGTGGAGCTCACCGGGGTGCCGCGCCGCGGGGGCGTGGAGGCGCGGCGGCTGCCGACGAAGCGCGGCACGGAGGTGGTGACCATGTACGTGCGCCAGCCCGGGGCGCGGCTCACGCTACTCTACTCACACGGCAACGCCGCGGACCTCGGCCAGATGTACGAGCTCTTCGTCGAGCTCAGCTCGCACCTCAACGTCAACCTCATGGG ttaCGATTACTCTGGTTATGGGCAATCATCTGGGAAG CCAACTGAAGAGAACACTTATGCTGATATAGAGGCTGCTTATAGGTGTCTTATAGAAACTTATGGAGCCTCTGAGGAAAACATCATTCTGTATGGTCAATCAGTTGGCAGTGGCCCTACTTTGGATTTAGCATCCCGTTTGCCTCATTTGAGAGCAGTTGTTCTACATAGCCCAATTTTGTCTGGTTTAAGAGTTATGTACCCTGTAAAACATACATACTGGTTCGACATATATAAG AACATTGACAAAATTCCTCTGGTCAAAAGTCCAGTGTTAGTGATCCAT GGTACAGCTGATGAGGTTGTTGACTGTTCCCATGGCAGGGCACTGTGGGAACTCTCTAAACTGAAGTACGAGCCTCTGTGGGTCAAAGGGGGAAACCACTGTAATTTGGAACTCTATCCAGAATACATTAAGCACCTAAAAAAGTTTGTTGCAGCCATAGAGAAATTACCACCAGTGAAAGATGAATCTCCAGAGAGCTCAGGTCCATCAGATCCTAGTGAAACAGGATCCGAGAGTGCAGAGAGCTCAAGGAGAAGCACGGATATCAGGGACAAACCAAGGTCAAGCATTGATCATAGGCATAGCACGGATCGACGGGATAAATCTAGAGGCAGCATAGATAGGAGAGATAAAAGCAGAAAAAGCGTAGATCAACCTGACAAACCACGGGCCAGTGTGGATCAACCTGACAGGCCACGGAAAAGCATTGACCG